CCATAAATGCAACTAACAGAAATAATATAAGAAGACAATCACAATCTAATAAGCAAGTGAACTCAATGCTTAGGATAAAAAAGATCACATAAAACCGTAACCAGAAGGAAATGCTCACATTCAACAGTAACTTCGTCCATAATTCTACTTCTACAAAATCATGCACTAAGAAAAAAGATAGACGATAATGAACAGTAACCAGGAGATATTTCAGTTCAGAAAGACAGAAGTCgtgaaacaagaaaaaaacggAAGGAGAACAGTTAATTAAGTGATAATGATCAGATCAATAGTAAATGAACTTTTAAATTCAGATCCTAATGGAGAAATGCTGCTACATTACCTAGGGAAGATAATCAATAACAGCAAAAGCTAGTGGGAGAAAGCAGAAGGAAAAGAAGTTATCCAAAAAACTGAAGCTCGTTATCGAAATCGGATGATAAACAACACATACGAATTCTACAAAACTGCATTTAACTAAacagagaaaaataaataatcctCGTGCATGAATCTCCGGTCTCAATTCTCAAGACACCACAAACGATTAACAAATGACAATTACCGGAATCAAGAGCGCCACTCTCCCGAGCCTTCTCGGCCACACGCGGCGGAGGCTTCCGATCGACGATGCTTTCCATTTTCAACGAAGAGGCGGTAGTGGAATCAATACTCGAAGCCGGTTTGATTCTTCCAGCTGCTCGACGAAATGCCTGTCCCATCCTTTCCTTCTTCAAAAAGAGCAACGATCTCACAAAACGAACTGGAATCAGAGGTTCAGATTCGTACAAAAATTGATCAGAACCCTACGAGACGGAGGGTTTTACGAGAAATTTTCAGGGGGAAAGGAGATGGAGATGAAATGAGGAATCGGGTGAGTCGTGACTCGTATTTTAGTGAGTTCGAAACTCGTGGGgctaagaagaaaataaaaagtgttaGGAGGGCGAACGTTGCCGATCCGATAATTCTCCACGTAGTGGAACTTGGCGTGGTCATTGTGTATTTATATGTCTCTTCCTTATGGGTCCCATCCCATTAAACCAAGCTTTTTGATTGGAGAAAATaagacaaattttattatataatttttttaaaaacgttaaatatttaaatattttgtaaacttttctatgatttttttaaaaaataatgtaaaatttgaaacatatttcaaaaattgattgttgcaaaactatttttaaaaataggtgatTTGAGGTAAAATCGTGTATCCTATACACGACTTCGGACTCCacctcttttatttattttttatttttatatatatactacacttggttctatatttttttattttctaattatttatatacgtaGATTTCGtacatttcacttttttctcattatttatatatatatatatactcacatataaaaatatatattaaatatttaaattctaaaaatatatttctttactaaaatttttttatttttttattttttctttatttatatttaaatatctcaaacttcaattttccttattaaattcatcttttataatttaatttaatttaattttacattatttaaaaaaaaatccacttttctattttaaatcatttgtcaattttattttaattctcataacaaaatatacaagCATCTTGGATGTTAAGggatattttataagttttaattttggcTATAAAATGATGCATAATATATAAGCATCTTGGATGTTAAGggatattttataagttttaattttggcTATAAAATGATGCATACTAGCAAGTTGGAGTCTCTAGGTGACTTTCAAAATTCCATCGTTAAATTTCCCCATTGGAATTCTttgaatgaacaaaaaaaaagaattttaaacaaaatagttataacTAGAATTCTACTTCTCGATAAGGGATCCCCAACTCTAGTTGGAGATGTACTGCAAAAAAGGACTCAATTATGTATATGTAATgatgaaactaaaaaagaatatttaccAAAAATATATGATCCGTTCTTGAGTGGTCCTTACCGGAGACGAATCAATTTACTTTTAGGATTCTCAATGCTAAATGAACATCAGTAGCAAATAAGTcatttatttaacattttgtaAGTATATGTTACGTTTCAATAAATTGGTTTTTATGAATGTGACACGTGACCCATAAACATGTAAATAAGTGCAAATaatcattgaaattttgaagtctTGAAAAGCTTTTACCAACTCTAGTTCTGTTTCCGTGTGGAAAATTACAATGAATATAGTTTTAGGtttctcttcaatttattttaagctacttttaaaatatcaactttaatttttattatttttaaaaagtgacgAAATATAGACAAACCACCTCTAAGTTTGTTGAAATTAAGGCCccactaatttttaatttaatcaaatagtCCTTATAGGTTGCTAATTATCGTAATCAATTTATGGtagtttgttaaaattgtATCATTGAACTTGATGaaccaaaaccaaataataaaaataataatatcattgAACTTCAAAACCAAATCAATTAACTCAAAATGTCATTACAGCAACTTCATCAAGAACAAATatcccaaagaaaaaaaaatccaacatcCCTAAAACAAGGATTCAAACATGAAACAATCAAATTACAGTGAGTAAAACCACAAAGTAAACAAATaggaaaataagaaataaaaaaagaacttatactgagaagggaaaaaagttataataataatattcaacCTCCATTGATAGAAAAGAGCAGCAAGAAATCCAAAAGCCAACGTGATTGAAAacacttttagaaaaaaattctgAAAAAGGAGTAAACTAAGTCCTCAACTTCAACTGATGATGAAGagtgaaaagaataaagaaaaaacaaaaacacaaatacGAACACGAACATATATACAGtatattttggaaatattaattaaaaatgaagatgaaaaaacaCGTACCTGGGTTTCAAAAACAAAGCTGAGGCTTCGGTTTCATGCAGCTAATGAAGAGGCTGAGAATCGAGGACTTTGGAGGAGggaggaaaaataataataataataaaataattcaaataaaatttagaaggCAAAGTCAGAATCATAAACAATAATGTAGATTTACCAACGAGTGCCACGAGAACTCGACAACAACACGAGAGCGAAAGATTAGCTACGGGTTTCGATTAGACTAGCCAAGTTTTGTTGGTGCATAGAAAAGAGAAGACTTCCAAATGTTATAATATCGATATATACCGGAATAAACTATGGCAAATCAAGAAGTAATATCTTTTTTGAAGGATGCTAACACCCTTTTCCAGGAATCAAGTTTCAAGCTTAGGTAACACCTCGCTATTGCTATTACTATTGCTATTGCTATTACATGGACTAACAACTACTGCTCTATCTTCAATCTTGAATTTTTCAATGCTAATTTCCAAGTTCTCAGTAGGTCTCACCTTTGGACAACCACGTCGTGATGGCTTAATTATCGAGTTCCCATCCAGAAACGGATCTTTATGCTTTCGCTTCTGTTTGACGTCCAACAATCCTAAAGCTCTTGCTTCTAGCGCTCTAGTTGTTGGGGGTCGGTTTCGACTACTGACTCTCCTTGAATTCATATTAAGTTGCTGATCAGAAACGTTCGAGACGACTTCAGAATTTTTAGCTATACTAGGATCGTTTGGTTCCTTGCTTCTTTGGTCAGGTCGTTCTTGTCTGATATGCATTATAACAGGTTCGTCAGTTTCAGCATCGAGAGGAACGGGCAAGTTTAAGTCTATTAAAGCACGAGATTGATTGAGGCCGATTTCCTTTGGGTTTCCATCAAGGCTAGATATGGGACTGCATCCAGATGAACTAGAAGATTTCTCCTGCAATGGATCTGCAATAGGCAGGATGTTTTTGCTACTATCGGAACCGTCTTTAGAGCAGCAGGCATCCTCCTCTTTCGGTTTGCAGCAGGCATCCTCCTCTTTTGGTTTGCAGCAGGAATCCTCCTCTTTCGGTGTGCAGCAGGAATCCTCCTCTTTCGGTTTGCAGCAGGAATCCTCTTCTTTCGGTTCGCAGCAGGAATCCTCCTCTTTCGGTTTGCAGCAGGAATCCTCCTCTTTCGGTTTACAGCAGGAATCCTCGCAGGCATCCTCTTTTGGTTTGCAGCAGGCATCCTCCTCTTTTGGTTTGGAAGGTACAGAAATATTACTTGTACACTTTAAACCAAAAGTATTTAATTTCCTGCGTTTTTTGGTTGCATTTGTAGGTTTCCTCTTATTGTCCAATCTTGATTTTTGGCTAAACGGGTGCATAATACCGTTCTGAGATCGTGTGCTATCCAACTTGACGCAGCTGTGATCCTTCAAAACTTCTGCAGGTGAATCCATAGAATCTGGTTCACAACTAACCGGAAGCACTTGGTTTGACTTTGAAACATCTGAAGGAGAATAATGTCCATTCGAgattactttttgtttcttgtttttcctcAAGGCATGAGAAGTATCGGCAGTCTCAGCCTTGTCGACACATCGGTCCTCTTCAGAATCAGACTTCTCCATTGACTCGCTGGAAGAACATAGGGCATGATTTTCGAAATAAGATCTCGATGAAGAAACAGTTAGTAAGTCCACTGGTAAACTTCTAAGTTCTCGAATTTTTGAAGCACTTCCGTTAGCAAGACTGGTGTCAACGATAGTAAACTTCACAATATCAGTGTTGGCTGGAGTTCTTGGTTTGAGATAACAATGGCGTTGCTGAGAAGGAAACTCCTCTTGGTCCACTTTGGAGTCATCAGTCCACCCGTTTTCTTCATTGCTCTTACCATCTTTATCAACATTACTGTCAAGCTCAAGTAGTCCAGGATCCAAAGCAACTTTACCAAGGACGTCACTGACTGAATCAAAATAGTGGTTACCACGAACCAGCTTTCTCCTCGAAAACTTTTTGATACCTGGGACAAGAAAGACCAATGAATGCTTCATACCAGCAGTAAAACCATTACTCGGCTGCTCAGAATGCCATCCACGAGCAAGCAAACGGGGCCAAACAGCTTCCCAGAAGAGATCACTCGATCGAGCTTTGCTCAACCTGAAATCTCCTGTTAGATAGTTGACAATTTCCAGTGGAGTAAGGGCAGAACATGCTTTCCCAGAAGGTATTTCAGGGCGGAGAGAAGCACCATGGTTCGACTTTACTGGATCCATGGAAACGCTTGTAAGATCTTGCTTCTCTTTACCAATCCCCACTGCCTCCACAAAAGCTTCCAATCCAACTGTGGCCTTTAAAGCAAACACGtattcttcaaaagaaaatttgccATCTCCAAATGATTTTGTGACCTGACAGTgcaaccattttttaaaaaaaccatacTTGCatggagaaaaattaaagaatatgcaaatgaaacaaaacattCAATGCCttacaaaattgattaaagaaaaaaacaaaaagcaaagCGCATTGTATTGGATTATGGTTGAAGAAACTCAAAACTATATGCAGTAATAGAGTGGTTATGTTCTAACAGATGTCTTTATGTTTAATCTTcccaaaaattttatttcgaGCTACTGCAAACTGACCTAGGCAAGTTAAAGGCAGTACACTGCAAAGCATAAAAGTACCTCCACTAATGCATTCTTGTTATCCTCTGCTACATGAAGAAGCAACCGAGAAACCAATTCCTGTTGCCTCCAACCTTTAAACAATCTCTGTCCATAGATACATTTTCTACCTCGAGTTTTTCGACATTCACACCATCGGCAGTATTTTTCTGATCGATAAAACCTTCCATAGTAAAAGGACAGAATATCCCCCATCTGTTTGCTTCCAACAAACTTCTTCACTAAAACAAGGTTTTTCCCAAATATGTATAAACCAAGAAGAAAACTGGCCTCTTCTATATTAGTCCAAGGCTGACCCGAGACACCAGGAACCAGATGGCAACCGTTGATGTTATCCTTCTTATCCGTGTCAATTGCAAGTACTGTTTCTTTTGGCAAAGCTAAATCTGCTGCTTTACTGACCTTTATTGTACTACTTGTCGTCATTTTCGTTGCCTCAATGATCAATTTGGCACTATCATCTTTCTGTTCATCTTGAAATGATTCACCCTTCAAGTCCTCCTTTCTACTGCATTTCTCCACTGTATCCTCACGTAGCTTACGCTCCATCCAATGAGCTTCCTCGGAAATCCACATTACCTGGACAGGCAATCCCACAAAAAAATCATGGAGGCTGCTACCCTGAATTTCTGCCTCCTTGAAACTCTGGAGCCAGTTTATATCTGATTTCAACAATAGCGGAGGAACTTCAACTTGATATTCTTCACCGACTCGAGGAGAAATCTCTGGATCTGAAAATTCATCACATATTTCAGAATTTTCCTGAGAAACCGACTGTTCGGGAGATCCATCTTCATTCCCATCAATATCTTGGTAATTTTCTTTGACCAAATCCAtctgccaaaaaaaaaatcagttcAGCTCAAGATGTGCCATTTATGATCTTTTCACTCACAACTCTGTTTCAGctcaatatattttaaccaaAACATGCAAGATCCGCACATGCTCGTAATGATCTTAGCTTTACACTGTATTCCATTACTAAATTCTAGAAATCATCTAACGAATTTTCAAGATGACAAGAAAACTAAAGCCCCTCCAGTATTAGTATCACAATGAAGTAAGttctaaacataaaaaactaCACAACTTTTTAAAGCTTTAGCATCTCCCAACCAAAAATGTCAACCTTCAATGGCAAGTTAGAGACTCTAAAatgatgcttttaaatttCCATACTTAAATTTCTCCAATGCTACTAAGAGATAATGTACgtataaaatcaacaaaaaaaaaaaaaatcacaagaTAATTCAACTGTCCAAATTTTACATTGTAATAAAAACTACAACTCCTATATTTCATATACAGTGTTTACAATGTCCTAGCAAGTAATCAAGAACTCAATagaaccaaacaaaaaagaaaaaaaaaacaatattcataaaaaaacccaaattctCTTTCCAAAATCAATACAAATTCAGAATAATAGAATAACCAAATATCCCAAAAATTCAAGAGAATCCTTACAGACAGATTCACAAACCAActcaaaaagaataataacaacaacaacaataacattAAACTCCAAAATCAAGTCAATTAACTCAGCCCAGATCCACTTTCCATTAACAAACCAAAGAAACCCAAAgaaccaaacaaaatcttacTCAAACAAATGCCATTACACAactccattaaaaaaatatatacccaaaagaaaaaacccaaCATCCCAAAAACAAGAATTCAAACATGATCCCACCAAATTACAGTCattaaaacaacaaacatCAGTAAACGAACGAATCCCAGagtaaacaaataagaaaacaaaaaaaaaaagaacctaaaataaaagggaagaaaaagaaaagaagaaaaccccatttataataataatatccaACCTCCATTGATGCAAAACAGCACGAAAAAAGCTCAAAAACAAAcgtgaaaaaaagaaagaaaaaaaacagcctgaaaaagaaaaacttagtCCTCAACTTCATCCGATTACGAagattgaaaaagaataaagataaaaaataaataaaaacatgaacatgaatatacaaatatatacaatatatgaattaaaaacgaagatgaaaagagagagagagagaaaaaaaggcacCTGGGTTTCAAGAACAAAGCTGAGGTTTCGGTTTCATGCTGCTAATGAAAGAGGTTCAAAATCGAGGACTTGGGGGGAGGGGGGAAgaataaaaagggaaaagataaaaaataataattaaaaaaataattaaaatttggaaagcaaagtcgtttatttatttatgtgaatttaataatattattatttaaggaAATAAATCGAAGGCGCAAAGTGGAGTTGCTTCACTGCAGTAAGTGAGTCGTGGCACGTAGGATTCTTGATTCCCGCTTCGGTTTTTTTGGAtgcttttatttctttctttctttcttttctttttattttgtctttttattcattctttaaatccactatttttattttctacgttttttccttttttttccctttttccttttttgtttatgtttttgtttctaaattttttcctcttttattttttccatatatatagtgttttttttttgttggaaaataaattgagttGTGAGTGAAATTTGGATATTTGACTTTTACataaattgaataatatatcTTCTCCATAAATTAAGTTTGAGTTGGAATTTTGTTTAACAATTTCAATGCATGGGGAAAAATTGTGTTTAGTTTGGTTatgaaattatgtttttgttaaagTGTCCTGTGATATGATTATTTGAgtgtttgtttgttaattatattaatgttttcttttctttttaaattataaatttgttgttatgAATAATAAGTGCGTTTCAATtagttgttatttttatattccTCAGTTTTATTACATGATTATTTTGTGTTATTAAGAGtttagtttgataattatttgaaattttgctttGCTATCATCTAGTTTTGTAGtcgtttttaaatatagcaaaaaaaaattaaaactatttacaaaatatagcaaaatttatcaaattctccttaatatattttagtttttttttttttgctataatttgtaaatagtttcaagtttttttttatctataatcatttttttaattctctcactttctaatttttaacaatattgACTAAATATCATccaaagtttttgaaaaataagataatccaaaaataaaatggtcactaaatgaaactttgattttttttcttattttcgaactttacttttttctttttcatagaGAATTTTTAATGTATCAATTgcatttctatattttgatgTCCATTtcttaataatgttttttttttttttgtaaattttgttttacatcaaaactttgttaaaactcaagcaatttttttttaagtcataactaaaattttagaaagaaacatataaatcATAATTGCTACACAATTCGACCTTcacttaattaaatacataaacatGATTTTCCccataaattattgttattgttataattgaataatattgAATGTACGAGCACGACGTTGCATTAAAAAACTGATTTGGTTAAAAGTTGGGTTGGTTTCATCACgtgttaaaacaaaaacaacattaaTGAAATGGCAGTTTCTTATGATAAGAGGTTTGTGGTGGaaaatattatagtttgatttgtaattaataatCTGTGGTACTACTAttcttaatattcttttttcaatacaattaaaactatatatattccatcaatatatataaaattaagtgtattttaatttatgtttaaaataaattatctatttgtattatgttgggagcaaaaaaaattgtagtagATGAGTTTTGAACCTAAGAccttgaaatttcaaaaagaacACAATCACTATactacatatataatataataaaaaactcagtttttaaaatatattgtaatttaacacttcaaaactaatattaaaatacaaaaatagaaaatatgagGAGTATGTCCCCTTAATAGATCTACCCGTGAATCGGAGCTACATTAGTTaacataaaattgttaaaaatgaaCGGTAGGGATGTAATTCATGTATTTTATTCCTAAAGCTCCTTCCATAAATCTTATATCATACTAGCATTATATCATAAAACATatcaaaaatgtttttaaaaaattgatttttatttaaactattttgataaatattctttacaaaaaaaattgaatgtgtttgacaactctttttaaaagtgtttttttattaaaaatttgcaaGTTTGACTGGTGGCAATTGAAGGTTGGTTGACAGTTGTCGTCGAAAGTTTGTTGATGGAGTCACTGGAAGTGGCGTGTGAAAGTTGGTCGATGAAATTTTCAGTCTTGAAACAAACACCCATTTGGGACTGAAGAAAACTATAAAAGTAACGAGGGTTATTTGAAATCATAATTCTAATCTCATCTTCCAGTTGATTTAGTTATTACATTTCAATTCACTCCACCTTACTCCATGCCCTAATGAATGATTTTAGATTATCTTTTAAGCGTGGTTTGGATATATAGTAGATGTTACTTCATggatattgaaaaatatatgaaatttgattgaaagAATCGTCATAAATagcaaaaagttaaaattatttacaaagaaaaaactcaaataaattGTAGATAACTTAATGATTACCTCatagtttgtaaatagtttaaatttctttacaatatttgaaaatatctcATTTCATTCTCTATGTTTTAAATGTCTGCATTTAGTTGATTTATGGTAACTAGTTGTTAGATGTCTGCATTTAGTTGATTTATGGTAACTAGTTgcttaattaacaaaataaataccTTTTAATTATacacaattaaatttattacgaAAGTAATTCCAATATTGATAATTAGCAATAACAATGGACATAATatagcaaatatatatatatatatatatatatatatttacaaaggTAAATcgttttattgttatttaaaaacttgtttatttgtttggttaaattacaatatatatatacaccattaatttttgtagtttgtatAGAAAATgtcaacttaaaaaaaaaaaagttaaaaaaatattattatctcgttcaaattttgtttcaaaaatacttaTGCCCGgttgaaaagttttataaaagtttaaaaattttatgtattaacTATGGATATttaagaaacttttttttttatagtttaagtgtatttttaaacaaaactttaacgATTTTCCTCTAAAATTAATGATAAGagtatttttaaactattttcaaaagtttgagagtattttttaaaattttgaaagcttagaggcatttttataatttatcctatttgtttattatactGATATTTCATGTGTGATTTACTAACTTACTAGGTTCTCTGTGCAAAGtttaaacatttagaaaacTTTTGAGGCAGTGgactaattattataatcataCACTATTAAATGACgataataatttgtgtttgaggTGTAGATTattcaaattgaattataatataatgtatttaaaatgcaaactattttagtttgagaataaaataataaacactaTGCCAAACACTaaaagattaatataaaataataaaaataataacaaattaattagagattacaaaataatattacctTGATAAGAatgtaataattataatcttgAATACTTCTTCAAAACAATGTTATGATACTAATAGataaaatttcctttttaaaaataataattaaataggaGTTATTCATGCTTCATAACAAAAGTTactaaaaagataaaacatcaataactttcattttgtcatacaaggtaaatattttgttgatttttgtcattttttttaccatttttcaaataaaattatattcaatagaCTAACATCAAGCACATTAAaagtaaactatttttttaaacaaaaaatatggcTTAAAAAGGTATGGCAATATTTTTAGCTCTATATGTTGAGTTAATGCTTggaatgtttttaattttattttttctaaaggtTGTCCATTATGCATCATTGGCATGGTGTGAAACTATTTCAAGTAAAGATGGATATTATGgttaaaatatatagcaaaaaactccatttaattaaaataaatgcctttatataaatttgtatagtaaatttttttattttttttttattttgagtagCCAAAACctcttattaaaaaagaaaattaacggACTCGTTATCTATAGAATTCAAGAGAATAAGCCAATTGGAGAAGACGTCATTTCAACTACATGATAAACCCATTATCGATAAAGCATGTATCGTGTTATTGTGAGCTAACTTGCATTCTCTTctagcaaaagaaaaaccaacaaTTAAATTAGCAACTTCTTCATAAATAATTGCGATAAAGATTAAATGAACTACTTAAACGTCAGTCTCAACccaaatcaaattcaatctCCTATCTTCAACCACCAACAATAACCTTTTCAATATGCATAGAAATCTTCGATAGCTTCAGGTTCCATGCCATCAGGAAGATATAAAAAGTATAGaccacaacaacaacaacatcaTGAATTGCGATTCCAACTTCGAAACCAATCATTATCTGACACACGAGCAACATCAACATATTCATTTTATGACTTGACACAGAAGGGCATCAACGACACACTTCACAAGAGCTTGAAGCATGATCCACGATTTGAGGCACTCCTTACTGACTGACAAGAggtgaagaaaagaatttcTCACTTAAGATATTCCACGTAGAATGGATATAAGAACATTAATCACATAAGCGTTAATTCAACCGACATAGCACTTGATTTCAATCATATTCCAAATAGTCCAACAAGTAACACCAAATTTCAAGAGCTCCATCTCGCTTAGCCGTTTGACATAGCACGACCTCACTGTCGAACTTGATTAGCCCTTTACATTTTAATAAGGCATGATTTTCATATTCTGTCACCTTACGAACAACACACATTTGTCATCAACACAAACATgtatatgaaatgaaatttgtagaAACGTGTCAATTTAATAGTAAAAACTACAATATTCATTTACGCATTTATGATTagtaaagttaaaagtttcaataaGCATCTTCATTGATTGTATCATAATCTATCAAATCAGAAAATACAATcatttttaagaagaaaaaaaattaatttatccattcaattatttatttataccaatgtttaaacttttatcataACATATGTTGAGTTAATGCTTggaatgtttttaatttatttgacatattttttcTACGAAAAAACACCTCACACGCCTcgtttagaaagaaaagactctaaataaaataatatcccataaaaaaatttcgTGGACCAAAGATATGCAGACTTAACTCGACACAAAGTAATCATAAAATGTAACTAGATCCAAACTCCATGTGATGGCCTAGCTTGCAATAACAAATTTGGGTGATGGCTAGATCCACACcataaaaagtttgaattttatcgACTCGCTTTCTCTAAATGATTTCTTGAAATACTGTTTTCCATAGTTAAACTCAATGACTAGGAGAAGTTGTCACGCTATGAAGTTagattttcaagaaattagaaaacaaaataaagaactttTGTCCGTTTGAATTCtcaaaaattttcttatactttttaaagtttcaaGGTTCTTATTGGTATCTTATCTAAagattgttttcaaaaacaaataattcaatagaaaacaaaaacaaattcttgtttttattgtattcAAAAGCATTCTTgctctaattttgaaatttgaattcaaaattcattacTTGTTTCTATggtgaattttaaaataaaatagtgtaTTTCATACACTCATGCTCacaattatataaaagaaaattattgttttctaaactGAACTATTTGAtcgattgtttttaaaagccattattgaaaacaaatatatcaaacatacgttttaattgattttgttcaatttttataaacataaaactaaaatgaatgacaa
This DNA window, taken from Cucumis sativus cultivar 9930 chromosome 6, Cucumber_9930_V3, whole genome shotgun sequence, encodes the following:
- the LOC101222889 gene encoding uncharacterized protein LOC101222889, producing the protein MDLVKENYQDIDGNEDGSPEQSVSQENSEICDEFSDPEISPRVGEEYQVEVPPLLLKSDINWLQSFKEAEIQGSSLHDFFVGLPVQVMWISEEAHWMERKLREDTVEKCSRKEDLKGESFQDEQKDDSAKLIIEATKMTTSSTIKVSKAADLALPKETVLAIDTDKKDNINGCHLVPGVSGQPWTNIEEASFLLGLYIFGKNLVLVKKFVGSKQMGDILSFYYGRFYRSEKYCRWCECRKTRGRKCIYGQRLFKGWRQQELVSRLLLHVAEDNKNALVEVTKSFGDGKFSFEEYVFALKATVGLEAFVEAVGIGKEKQDLTSVSMDPVKSNHGASLRPEIPSGKACSALTPLEIVNYLTGDFRLSKARSSDLFWEAVWPRLLARGWHSEQPSNGFTAGMKHSLVFLVPGIKKFSRRKLVRGNHYFDSVSDVLGKVALDPGLLELDSNVDKDGKSNEENGWTDDSKVDQEEFPSQQRHCYLKPRTPANTDIVKFTIVDTSLANGSASKIRELRSLPVDLLTVSSSRSYFENHALCSSSESMEKSDSEEDRCVDKAETADTSHALRKNKKQKVISNGHYSPSDVSKSNQVLPVSCEPDSMDSPAEVLKDHSCVKLDSTRSQNGIMHPFSQKSRLDNKRKPTNATKKRRKLNTFGLKCTSNISVPSKPKEEDACCKPKEDACEDSCCKPKEEDSCCKPKEEDSCCEPKEEDSCCKPKEEDSCCTPKEEDSCCKPKEEDACCKPKEEDACCSKDGSDSSKNILPIADPLQEKSSSSSGCSPISSLDGNPKEIGLNQSRALIDLNLPVPLDAETDEPVIMHIRQERPDQRSKEPNDPSIAKNSEVVSNVSDQQLNMNSRRVSSRNRPPTTRALEARALGLLDVKQKRKHKDPFLDGNSIIKPSRRGCPKVRPTENLEISIEKFKIEDRAVVVSPCNSNSNSNSNSEVLPKLET